The Microbulbifer hydrolyticus genome has a segment encoding these proteins:
- a CDS encoding mannitol dehydrogenase family protein, whose protein sequence is MPGYNPAELGCGIVHIGIGNFHRAHQAVYVDEILRRCGGDWRITAVSLRNPDMRDRMQSQNCLYTLCERSADTESMRVVGAVAKVLVAPESPAAVVEALAAESTRVVTATVTEKGYCLKPGGRALDLAHPDIEHDIRHPATPKTLHGFLLAACRLRRARGLPGFNLLSCDNLPDNGALLRDCLLTAARLQDSGLARWMEQHIGFCSTMVDCMVPATSEAIAEGIQGRAGYRDTACLLSENFRQWVIEDNFVAPSPDWRSVGVSVVADVAPYERMKLRLLNGSHSALAFFGALQGYTYIYEAAADPQIRNFVRLLMQREVLPTLQPLPDVDLERYCNTLLARFSNPSVPYTCQQVASDSTQKLPQRILAPALEQVERGREIPLLSAVVAAWIAYIFLGSFSQQCFPLNDAGAQQLVDMLKRQKAQKAFPTQDHVTALLTHAGIVPARLLRSESFTSTIREQLERLVVGGGEKLLKELTEKTR, encoded by the coding sequence ATGCCCGGGTACAATCCTGCGGAACTGGGCTGCGGAATCGTCCACATTGGTATTGGCAACTTTCATCGCGCACACCAGGCGGTGTACGTGGATGAAATTTTACGCCGGTGTGGCGGGGACTGGCGCATTACCGCCGTCAGCCTGCGTAACCCCGACATGCGAGACCGCATGCAGTCGCAAAACTGTCTCTACACGTTGTGCGAGCGCAGTGCGGACACAGAGAGCATGCGTGTTGTGGGGGCCGTTGCGAAAGTACTGGTTGCACCGGAAAGCCCCGCAGCAGTGGTCGAGGCCCTGGCCGCAGAATCCACCCGCGTGGTTACCGCGACGGTCACGGAAAAAGGCTATTGTCTGAAGCCCGGTGGACGGGCTCTGGATCTTGCGCACCCGGATATCGAGCACGATATCCGGCATCCGGCCACACCCAAAACACTACACGGCTTTCTCCTGGCTGCCTGCCGCCTGCGCCGCGCGCGCGGACTGCCGGGGTTCAACCTGTTGAGTTGTGACAACCTGCCAGACAACGGTGCACTGTTGCGGGATTGCCTGCTGACCGCTGCGCGCCTGCAGGATAGCGGCCTGGCCCGGTGGATGGAGCAGCACATCGGGTTTTGCAGCACTATGGTGGACTGTATGGTCCCGGCTACCAGTGAAGCGATCGCCGAGGGTATTCAGGGTCGTGCCGGCTACCGCGATACGGCCTGTCTGTTAAGTGAGAATTTTCGGCAGTGGGTCATTGAGGACAATTTTGTTGCCCCCTCACCGGACTGGCGCTCCGTGGGCGTCAGTGTGGTTGCGGATGTAGCGCCTTATGAGCGGATGAAGTTACGGCTGTTAAATGGCAGCCACTCGGCGCTGGCATTTTTCGGGGCATTGCAGGGCTATACGTATATCTACGAGGCTGCGGCGGACCCGCAGATCAGAAACTTTGTGCGGCTACTGATGCAGCGGGAGGTGTTGCCAACGTTACAGCCTCTGCCTGATGTGGACCTTGAACGATACTGCAATACGTTACTCGCCCGTTTTTCCAATCCATCGGTGCCGTATACCTGCCAACAGGTGGCCTCTGACAGTACTCAAAAGCTTCCTCAGCGTATTCTTGCACCCGCCCTGGAGCAAGTTGAGCGGGGGCGGGAGATTCCGTTACTCAGTGCGGTAGTCGCTGCCTGGATTGCGTATATATTTCTCGGCTCTTTCAGTCAGCAGTGTTTCCCGCTGAACGATGCGGGTGCGCAACAGCTGGTCGATATGCTAAAGCGCCAGAAAGCTCAGAAAGCGTTCCCCACTCAGGATCACGTGACGGCACTATTAACCCATGCTGGTATCGTGCCGGCGCGACTTTTGCGGAGCGAGAGTTTTACCAGCACGATTCGCGAGCAGCTGGAGCGTTTAGTGGTTGGCGGGGGCGAGAAGCTGCTCAAAGAGTTGACCGAAAAAACCCGCTAG
- the kduI gene encoding 5-dehydro-4-deoxy-D-glucuronate isomerase, giving the protein MNFLQTADSVRYQRMTSAELRENFCMEGMFRAGELNLTYTDVDRALVGAAVPLKHQPLSLPTHKELASDYFCERREVGVVNLGESGRVEVDGKSYVLAPLEFLYISRGSRTVNFFSDGDTPAEFYLVSYPAHRETETVHVTMDKANTVELGSIEGSNERVIYQAICPGVVDSCQLVMGVTRLSKGSVWNTKPPHTHRRRTEVYLYFDFPEDERVFHFMGQPHETRSLPLAPKTAIASPYWSIHSGAGSCNYSFVWAMGGENQQFDDMDHLSLGDLG; this is encoded by the coding sequence ATGAACTTTCTGCAAACGGCGGACAGCGTCCGCTATCAGCGTATGACCAGTGCCGAGCTGCGGGAAAACTTCTGCATGGAAGGCATGTTCCGGGCTGGTGAGCTGAACCTGACCTACACCGATGTGGACCGTGCGCTGGTCGGCGCGGCGGTGCCGCTAAAACATCAGCCTCTGTCTCTGCCTACCCATAAAGAGCTCGCCAGCGACTATTTCTGTGAGCGTCGCGAAGTCGGTGTGGTGAATCTCGGTGAGAGCGGCCGGGTAGAGGTGGATGGCAAAAGCTATGTTCTCGCACCACTGGAATTTCTGTATATCAGCCGCGGCAGCCGCACGGTAAATTTCTTCAGTGACGGGGATACACCGGCGGAATTCTATCTGGTGAGCTATCCGGCACACCGGGAGACCGAGACCGTACATGTCACCATGGATAAGGCCAATACCGTCGAGCTGGGCTCCATTGAGGGAAGTAACGAGCGGGTGATATACCAGGCGATCTGTCCTGGCGTGGTGGATAGTTGTCAGCTGGTGATGGGGGTGACTCGTCTGTCCAAGGGCAGTGTGTGGAACACCAAGCCACCGCATACCCACCGCCGCCGCACCGAAGTGTATCTGTATTTTGATTTCCCCGAAGACGAACGGGTATTCCACTTCATGGGTCAGCCCCATGAAACCCGGTCACTGCCGCTGGCCCCGAAGACGGCCATCGCCTCGCCTTACTGGTCGATTCACAGCGGCGCCGGCAGCTGCAATTACAGCTTTGTCTGGGCTATGGGCGGGGAAAATCAGCAGTTTGACGATATGGACCATCTGAGCCTGGGCGACCTCGGTTAG
- a CDS encoding glucose 1-dehydrogenase gives MTDYLQQQFGLSGKVAMVTGASRGLGKAMALALGRAGARVIVVGSTPTSAENAVRELSAEGIEATALGCDQSVPEQIDTLFREVASRFSRLDILVNNAGTIRRAPAVDYSDDDWNAVMDTNINGVFRMCRAAGAMMLKQGAGKIINIASLLSFSGGITVPAYAASKGAVSQLTKALANEWASSNIQVNAIAPGYFATDNTANLRADAERNAAISARIPAGRWGNPEDLAGAAVFLASPAADYMNGHIMLVDGGWMAR, from the coding sequence ATGACCGATTACCTGCAGCAACAGTTTGGCCTGAGCGGCAAGGTCGCCATGGTGACCGGGGCCAGCCGCGGGCTTGGCAAGGCCATGGCGTTGGCGCTTGGCCGCGCCGGCGCGCGTGTGATTGTGGTGGGCTCGACGCCCACCAGCGCCGAAAACGCGGTGCGCGAACTCAGCGCCGAGGGTATAGAAGCCACTGCACTGGGTTGCGACCAGTCGGTACCGGAACAAATCGATACCCTGTTCAGGGAAGTGGCGTCCCGTTTTAGCCGCCTGGATATTCTGGTGAATAACGCCGGCACCATCCGCCGTGCGCCGGCGGTGGACTACTCCGACGACGACTGGAACGCGGTGATGGACACCAATATCAATGGCGTGTTCAGGATGTGCCGCGCCGCCGGGGCAATGATGCTGAAGCAGGGTGCTGGCAAGATCATCAATATCGCCTCCCTGCTCAGCTTTTCCGGCGGCATTACTGTGCCCGCCTATGCCGCCAGCAAGGGCGCCGTATCACAGTTGACCAAGGCCCTGGCGAACGAGTGGGCCAGCAGCAACATCCAGGTGAATGCGATCGCTCCCGGTTACTTTGCGACTGACAACACCGCGAACCTGCGCGCAGATGCCGAGCGCAATGCGGCGATCAGCGCGCGCATTCCCGCCGGGCGCTGGGGCAACCCGGAAGACCTGGCAGGGGCCGCGGTATTCCTCGCGTCCCCCGCAGCAGACTATATGAACGGCCATATCATGCTGGTGGACGGCGGCTGGATGGCCCGCTGA
- a CDS encoding DUF4861 family protein has translation MSGFTQRVAAVAAAAVVAVSGCAEKRETQQAAQLTPTEGTAVHSAQVASVEPPRGAYAELAVRRGGVPGEDGKLQGGKYVPVEFMQLPQDHQIGNRLFKYEGPGWESEHVAYRLYFDERAAIDIFGKTKSQLVLPEVGQDGTDYHALSDWGMDVLKVGKSLGLGGIGAWGEQGLTGVNAFSSAQLQVHNGADASGVDLKYSEWQTPAGARDLDLQLRIAPGSRLTHVRASTDEGLPGWATGIVRHGLEPITLNSPDSEWGYLATWGQQSLADDNLGMVVFFRTADLTAIGDDAYNHLVQLKGGKQAEYYFAGVWRAEGIDSEAAFREYLQAEVARLNQFSSPGNQ, from the coding sequence ATGTCAGGGTTTACGCAGAGAGTGGCGGCAGTGGCGGCCGCGGCAGTGGTGGCGGTGAGCGGTTGCGCGGAGAAGCGCGAAACCCAGCAAGCGGCACAGCTCACGCCGACGGAGGGCACGGCTGTGCATTCCGCACAGGTTGCCTCGGTCGAGCCACCCCGTGGTGCTTATGCGGAGCTGGCGGTACGCCGCGGCGGTGTGCCGGGCGAAGATGGCAAGCTGCAGGGCGGTAAATATGTGCCGGTTGAATTTATGCAACTGCCGCAGGATCACCAGATCGGCAACCGCCTGTTCAAGTACGAGGGACCGGGCTGGGAGTCGGAGCATGTGGCCTATCGCCTGTATTTTGATGAGCGCGCAGCCATTGATATTTTCGGCAAGACAAAATCACAGCTGGTATTGCCCGAAGTCGGCCAGGACGGCACCGACTATCACGCGCTGTCGGATTGGGGAATGGATGTGCTCAAGGTGGGTAAATCCCTGGGCCTGGGTGGTATCGGCGCCTGGGGTGAACAGGGGCTGACCGGTGTAAATGCATTTTCTTCCGCACAATTGCAGGTCCACAACGGCGCCGATGCCTCTGGAGTGGACCTGAAATACAGCGAATGGCAGACCCCGGCAGGTGCGCGCGATCTGGATCTGCAATTGCGCATTGCCCCCGGATCACGTCTTACCCATGTGCGTGCCAGCACCGATGAAGGTCTGCCCGGCTGGGCCACCGGTATTGTACGGCACGGGCTGGAGCCCATCACATTGAATAGCCCCGATTCCGAATGGGGATATCTCGCCACCTGGGGGCAGCAGAGTCTCGCCGATGACAACCTGGGCATGGTGGTTTTCTTTCGCACCGCTGACCTCACCGCCATTGGGGATGATGCGTACAACCATCTGGTGCAGCTGAAAGGCGGAAAGCAAGCCGAATATTATTTTGCCGGCGTGTGGCGCGCCGAAGGCATCGATTCCGAAGCGGCATTCCGCGAATACCTGCAGGCCGAGGTGGCCAGGCTCAATCAATTTTCGTCGCCGGGTAATCAGTGA
- a CDS encoding FadR/GntR family transcriptional regulator has protein sequence MELQAVKAERLYLKVAEQLSRLITSGSIKPGERLPSERVLADKLGVSRPTIREAMIALEISGVIEIRTGSGIYATQKQYQQSQPEIGDKGIGPFEILETRFIIESEACALAAARISSDQIRELKQALKEMEEEESRADASEKADWKFHSIIAEASQNTAIIGIVNWLWELRNQSELSTGFMERLRAEGVHPSIEDHRKIILALEQRNPEKARAAMRNHIDNATAAAATYFEQDPA, from the coding sequence GTGGAACTGCAAGCAGTAAAAGCCGAGAGACTCTATTTGAAGGTTGCCGAGCAGCTCTCGCGACTCATTACCAGCGGCTCCATCAAGCCCGGTGAGCGCCTGCCGTCCGAACGGGTACTGGCAGACAAGCTCGGGGTCAGCCGCCCCACTATCCGCGAAGCCATGATCGCGCTGGAAATTTCCGGCGTGATCGAGATCCGTACCGGTTCCGGTATCTATGCCACGCAAAAGCAGTATCAACAATCCCAGCCGGAGATTGGCGATAAAGGGATTGGGCCATTCGAAATCCTGGAAACCCGCTTCATCATCGAATCGGAAGCCTGCGCTCTGGCAGCCGCCCGCATCTCCAGCGACCAGATTCGTGAACTGAAGCAGGCACTCAAGGAGATGGAAGAGGAAGAGAGCCGCGCGGATGCCTCGGAAAAGGCGGACTGGAAATTCCACAGCATTATTGCAGAGGCTTCCCAGAATACGGCGATCATTGGCATCGTTAACTGGCTGTGGGAACTGCGCAACCAGTCCGAACTCAGTACCGGCTTTATGGAGCGACTGCGCGCCGAAGGGGTACACCCCTCCATCGAGGATCACCGCAAGATTATTCTCGCCCTCGAACAGCGCAACCCGGAAAAAGCCCGCGCGGCCATGCGCAATCATATCGACAATGCCACAGCCGCGGCCGCCACCTATTTTGAGCAAGACCCAGCCTGA
- the uxuA gene encoding mannonate dehydratase, with protein MQETWRWFGPDDGITLRHIAQAGATGVVSALHEIPAGELWSEEAIHQRKAMIEAEGLSWSVIESIPVHNDIKARTGDFDRMIENYRQSVINAGKAGVKTICYNFMPVVDWTRTNLNYTLANGSQALRFEMADFAAYDIYILKRPGAEGDYPPEVLKRAESYLQTLNGDEMAQLERNIIAGLPGGEGSHDRDSIRRSIQLFNELGTDRFRENLFLFLQEVIPAAESVGVKMCIHPDDPPFSLFGLPRVVSTAEDARALLAAYPSPSNGLTMCAGSFGARADNDLVAMTREFAERIYFVHLRNVIREADGSFYESDHLDGDNDMVGLIRALLEEEGRRRGSGDGCEIPMRPDHGHLMADELQMGSARPGYSYVGRLKGLAELRGVIHALKALG; from the coding sequence ATGCAAGAGACATGGCGCTGGTTTGGACCAGATGACGGAATCACCCTGCGGCATATCGCCCAGGCGGGGGCGACAGGGGTTGTGAGTGCGCTGCACGAGATTCCGGCAGGTGAATTGTGGTCAGAAGAAGCAATTCACCAGCGCAAGGCGATGATTGAAGCCGAGGGGCTCAGCTGGTCGGTGATTGAAAGTATTCCGGTGCACAACGACATCAAGGCACGTACCGGTGACTTTGACCGAATGATCGAGAATTACCGACAGTCGGTGATCAACGCCGGCAAAGCCGGGGTAAAGACCATTTGCTACAACTTCATGCCGGTAGTGGACTGGACACGCACCAACCTTAATTACACCCTGGCGAATGGCAGCCAGGCTCTGCGCTTTGAAATGGCTGACTTTGCAGCCTATGACATCTATATCCTGAAGCGTCCCGGTGCGGAGGGCGATTATCCGCCGGAAGTTCTCAAGCGCGCGGAAAGCTATCTGCAGACCCTGAACGGCGACGAAATGGCGCAACTGGAGCGCAATATTATCGCCGGCCTGCCAGGTGGCGAAGGCTCTCACGATCGCGACAGTATTCGGCGCTCCATACAGCTATTCAATGAACTGGGTACGGATCGTTTTCGCGAAAACCTGTTTCTATTTCTGCAGGAAGTGATTCCCGCGGCGGAGTCCGTGGGTGTGAAAATGTGTATCCACCCGGATGATCCACCCTTTTCCCTGTTTGGCTTGCCGCGCGTAGTTTCCACTGCGGAAGATGCCCGCGCGTTGCTCGCTGCATATCCCAGCCCATCGAACGGGCTGACCATGTGTGCGGGATCCTTTGGTGCCCGCGCAGATAACGACCTGGTGGCGATGACCCGTGAATTTGCCGAGCGCATTTACTTTGTGCACCTGCGCAATGTGATTCGCGAAGCAGATGGCTCATTCTACGAATCCGACCACCTGGACGGCGACAACGATATGGTCGGGCTGATTCGCGCCTTGCTCGAGGAGGAGGGGCGTCGTCGTGGCTCTGGTGATGGCTGTGAGATTCCCATGCGCCCGGACCACGGTCACCTGATGGCAGACGAGCTGCAAATGGGGTCTGCCAGGCCGGGATATTCGTATGTCGGTCGCCTCAAGGGGCTGGCAGAGCTGCGCGGCGTTATTCATGCGTTGAAGGCTCTCGGCTAA
- a CDS encoding glycoside hydrolase family 88/105 protein, translating into MTLNRSLQLGLGLLIGGLCTSIHTSANAFASASGAAQAEYWPEPVAWQAPAAELPAVKETLSPELTEASITRAANLVADWQLSQYDLRSNMMRPEGRASGIPQGWMYATWQIGLLEWAKVSKQLPYEQAVINNSAVNQWQLGPRVHHADDHAMGAVYLDLYERMGGEEKIAHLKQQFDRVLANQPDTSLYFDNDDKFHQDLAHRNFDDPSCTVRWCWADAIFMAPPVWAEMARITGSQKYLDFMDKEFWVTTDYLYSKDEQLYLRDSRYFERKDSKGRLIYWGRGNGWVLAGIARTLKAMPDHFAGKERYETLFQEMSARLVDLQQKDGSWPSSLLEIEEQSPPESSGTGLLVYALAWGVNSGLLKDDKYTEAVHKGWASLVDSVQPNGKLGWVQQVAFAPGSATADDTQLYGTGALLLAASEVIQLDDK; encoded by the coding sequence ATGACTCTGAACCGAAGCCTGCAACTCGGGCTGGGACTGCTGATCGGCGGTCTCTGCACCAGCATCCACACTTCCGCGAACGCTTTCGCCAGCGCCAGCGGTGCGGCACAGGCAGAATACTGGCCAGAGCCGGTTGCCTGGCAGGCCCCCGCCGCGGAACTGCCTGCCGTCAAAGAAACGCTTTCCCCAGAACTCACCGAAGCCAGCATCACCCGCGCCGCCAACCTGGTTGCCGACTGGCAGCTCAGCCAGTACGACCTGCGCAGCAATATGATGCGCCCCGAAGGCCGTGCCAGTGGAATCCCCCAGGGCTGGATGTATGCCACCTGGCAGATCGGCCTGCTGGAGTGGGCCAAGGTCAGCAAGCAGCTGCCTTACGAGCAGGCGGTAATCAACAATTCTGCCGTCAACCAGTGGCAGCTGGGACCGCGCGTGCACCACGCCGATGACCACGCCATGGGCGCTGTGTATCTGGACCTGTATGAGCGCATGGGAGGGGAAGAGAAGATTGCGCACTTGAAGCAGCAATTTGACCGGGTACTGGCAAATCAGCCGGACACCAGCCTCTACTTCGACAACGATGACAAGTTTCACCAGGACCTTGCCCACCGTAACTTCGACGACCCGTCATGCACCGTACGCTGGTGCTGGGCGGATGCCATCTTTATGGCACCGCCGGTATGGGCAGAAATGGCCCGCATCACCGGCTCGCAAAAGTACCTGGACTTTATGGATAAGGAGTTCTGGGTAACTACCGACTACCTCTATAGCAAAGACGAGCAGTTGTACCTCCGTGACAGCCGCTACTTTGAGCGTAAAGACAGCAAGGGCCGGCTAATTTACTGGGGCCGCGGCAACGGCTGGGTACTCGCCGGCATTGCCCGCACACTCAAAGCGATGCCCGATCACTTTGCCGGCAAAGAACGCTACGAAACCCTGTTTCAGGAAATGAGTGCGCGACTGGTGGACCTGCAACAGAAAGACGGCAGCTGGCCCTCTTCCCTACTGGAGATCGAAGAGCAGTCTCCACCCGAGTCGAGCGGCACTGGCCTGCTGGTATACGCCCTGGCGTGGGGTGTAAACAGCGGCCTCCTGAAAGACGACAAGTACACCGAAGCCGTGCACAAGGGGTGGGCTTCCCTGGTAGATAGCGTACAGCCCAACGGCAAGCTGGGCTGGGTTCAGCAAGTGGCATTCGCACCGGGCTCCGCCACTGCCGATGACACACAACTCTATGGCACCGGCGCGCTGTTACTGGCGGCATCCGAAGTTATTCAGCTCGACGATAAATAA
- a CDS encoding sugar kinase — protein MKLAALGEVMVELAPQAPVHGEGQSQGNKALLAQPSLTQSYAGDTYNTAVYIARGGVSVSYVTLLGDDPYSEEVLTRLSGEGIDTGAIARLPGRCPGLYMIQNTPDGERYFTYWRGEAPARELFADPVRREALKAHLLQMDCLYLSGITLAIMGEEARVELLAFLAEYRAQGGRVAFDSNYRPRLWASADAAREAVGQFLQQADMALLTFEDEQALWGDKRPGSCVKRNTGFGVSELVIKRGAEPVLLQVDGELTAIDVPPVSSVVDTTGAGDSFNAGYLAARLQGASPEQSIAAGNRCAARVIGHRGAIIPRDDYLAVEKNENCTGGPQVVTMV, from the coding sequence GTGAAGCTGGCAGCACTGGGAGAAGTCATGGTTGAACTGGCGCCGCAAGCACCAGTTCATGGAGAGGGCCAGTCGCAGGGCAACAAAGCCCTGTTGGCGCAGCCCTCTTTAACACAATCTTATGCCGGGGATACCTATAACACCGCCGTGTACATTGCCCGCGGTGGTGTGAGTGTCAGCTATGTAACCCTCCTTGGGGATGACCCCTACAGTGAGGAAGTGCTCACTCGCCTGTCCGGCGAGGGTATCGACACCGGCGCCATCGCGCGCCTTCCGGGCCGCTGTCCCGGTCTCTACATGATCCAGAACACCCCTGACGGTGAGCGCTACTTTACCTACTGGCGGGGCGAAGCGCCGGCGCGCGAGCTGTTTGCGGACCCCGTTCGGCGCGAAGCGCTGAAAGCCCACCTTCTGCAGATGGACTGCCTGTACCTGTCCGGCATTACCCTCGCCATCATGGGTGAAGAGGCACGTGTGGAGCTGCTGGCCTTCCTGGCGGAGTACCGCGCTCAGGGTGGCCGGGTGGCGTTCGACAGTAATTATCGCCCGCGTCTGTGGGCCTCGGCAGACGCCGCGCGGGAAGCCGTGGGGCAGTTCCTGCAGCAGGCAGATATGGCGTTGCTGACGTTTGAAGACGAGCAGGCTTTGTGGGGCGACAAGCGCCCGGGCAGCTGCGTGAAGCGCAATACCGGCTTTGGTGTATCGGAGCTGGTGATCAAGCGCGGCGCCGAGCCGGTGCTGTTGCAGGTGGACGGCGAGCTGACCGCGATTGATGTGCCGCCCGTGAGCAGTGTGGTCGATACCACCGGTGCCGGCGATTCCTTTAATGCCGGCTACCTGGCGGCGCGCCTGCAGGGCGCGAGCCCGGAGCAGTCGATTGCCGCCGGCAACCGCTGCGCGGCCCGTGTGATCGGCCACCGCGGCGCCATCATTCCCCGCGATGACTATCTCGCGGTGGAGAAAAATGAAAATT
- a CDS encoding glycoside hydrolase family 2 protein has protein sequence MEFQLGRGANPLHLLSQYNFSSHFNRIGKALLSFYLAALLAGCNAEAGSDQESQPSWEARNFNSDWLYLQDDVPHNGDRDLPAFPGADDQAWEKVTLPHTWNATDTVDATPGYRRAASWYAKTFTADTHSRYRMHFESANMVAEIFVNGKKMGEHVGGYVGFDVELTEALKRGETNEILVRVSNEYDRNLIPSQKADFFLFGGLTRDVWLQRLPEAFIQRVAVTTPEVSHSSAKTQVAIEIDRGNSSQSLDLGLRLLDPNKQEIHRANAPVSADSGNDTSVRIELPELKNPQLWSPDSPHLYTVEVTLKDVEGNIQHQQSEPFGYRWFEMRPNKGFFVNGERVLIRGTHRHEEHAGIGPAMSNAQHRNDMQQIKDMGANFVRLAHYPQDPEVYRAANELGLILWDELPWCRGGKGGEEWEANTERLLREQIAQNYNHPSIAFWSLGNEMYWEEDFAGGGSDEEVLPYLKHLNRVTKELDPSRMTTIRKYYPGAEVVDAFSPSIWAGWYGGAYGQYAAALEDAMSKYPTFLHMEYGGSGHKGRHTETPLDERGIPDAQVSVTEAMNQAVVKSIAKDSDWNESYIVNLFDWHLSVSESTENFAGNAQWAFKDFGTPLRPENPLPYINQKGLTDREGNPKDAYYVFASYWSKQPFCYIESHSWTVRYGPESGRPVKVYCNTDTAELYLNGKSLGSKERRPGDFPAHGLVWQVPFQKGENELRVVGKVGEDGKTVEDAYRLTYYVGEPAKTEQVVLTASRTAENTYLITAEAQDKQGRRATEFSDRGYFSVLNGGGQLQENQGTYTGSSTIEMANGIAAIEFVPGTRPAVVEFRTQNIKGVYIDLPAVDDH, from the coding sequence ATGGAATTCCAGCTTGGCAGGGGCGCTAATCCCCTGCACCTTCTCAGCCAATACAACTTCTCCTCTCATTTCAACCGCATCGGCAAAGCACTTCTGAGCTTTTACCTGGCAGCCCTGCTTGCCGGCTGTAATGCCGAAGCAGGCTCTGATCAGGAATCCCAACCATCTTGGGAAGCCCGCAATTTCAATAGCGACTGGCTCTACCTGCAGGATGACGTCCCGCATAACGGCGACCGGGATCTACCTGCCTTCCCCGGTGCCGACGACCAGGCATGGGAAAAGGTCACCCTGCCCCACACCTGGAACGCCACCGACACGGTGGATGCCACCCCGGGCTACCGCCGCGCAGCGAGCTGGTATGCCAAAACCTTTACTGCCGACACACACAGCCGTTACCGGATGCACTTCGAATCCGCCAACATGGTGGCCGAGATTTTCGTCAACGGAAAAAAGATGGGCGAACACGTAGGCGGCTATGTCGGTTTTGATGTGGAGTTGACCGAAGCTCTCAAGCGCGGCGAGACCAATGAAATACTGGTGCGGGTTTCCAATGAGTACGACCGCAACCTGATCCCCTCGCAAAAGGCCGACTTCTTTCTCTTTGGCGGGCTCACCCGCGACGTATGGCTGCAGCGACTGCCAGAGGCGTTTATCCAGCGCGTTGCGGTGACCACGCCGGAGGTTAGCCACTCGTCCGCGAAAACCCAGGTGGCGATTGAAATAGACCGGGGAAATTCCAGCCAGTCACTGGATCTCGGCCTGCGCCTGCTGGATCCCAACAAGCAGGAAATCCACCGGGCAAACGCACCGGTCAGCGCTGACTCCGGTAACGACACATCCGTCCGCATCGAACTGCCTGAACTGAAAAATCCGCAACTCTGGTCACCGGACTCACCCCATCTCTACACTGTCGAAGTCACACTGAAAGATGTCGAGGGCAATATCCAGCACCAGCAGAGTGAGCCCTTCGGCTACCGCTGGTTCGAGATGCGCCCCAACAAAGGTTTCTTCGTGAACGGCGAGCGCGTATTGATCCGCGGTACCCACCGCCACGAGGAGCATGCCGGCATCGGCCCCGCCATGTCCAATGCGCAGCACCGCAACGATATGCAACAGATCAAGGACATGGGCGCAAACTTTGTGCGCTTGGCACACTACCCTCAGGACCCGGAAGTTTACCGCGCAGCCAATGAGCTCGGGCTGATCCTTTGGGACGAACTGCCCTGGTGTCGCGGTGGTAAAGGTGGTGAGGAATGGGAGGCCAATACCGAGCGCCTGCTACGTGAACAGATTGCCCAGAACTACAACCACCCCAGTATCGCCTTCTGGTCCCTGGGCAATGAGATGTACTGGGAAGAGGACTTTGCCGGCGGCGGTTCCGATGAAGAGGTGTTGCCGTATCTCAAGCACCTGAACCGCGTCACCAAGGAGCTGGACCCCAGCCGTATGACCACCATCCGCAAGTACTACCCCGGCGCAGAGGTGGTGGATGCCTTCTCCCCGTCCATCTGGGCTGGCTGGTACGGTGGCGCCTATGGCCAGTACGCCGCGGCCCTGGAGGATGCCATGAGTAAGTATCCTACTTTTCTGCACATGGAATACGGTGGTTCCGGGCACAAGGGTCGACATACAGAGACCCCCCTGGATGAGCGGGGCATCCCCGATGCCCAGGTATCCGTCACCGAAGCGATGAATCAGGCGGTAGTAAAAAGCATCGCCAAGGACAGCGACTGGAATGAAAGCTACATCGTCAACCTGTTTGACTGGCACTTGTCGGTGAGCGAAAGCACGGAAAACTTTGCCGGCAATGCCCAGTGGGCATTCAAGGACTTCGGCACGCCACTGCGCCCCGAAAACCCTCTCCCCTATATCAACCAGAAAGGCCTCACCGACAGGGAGGGCAACCCAAAAGATGCTTACTATGTTTTTGCCAGCTACTGGTCAAAACAGCCGTTCTGCTACATCGAGTCTCACAGCTGGACCGTGCGTTACGGCCCGGAAAGCGGTCGTCCGGTAAAAGTGTATTGCAACACCGACACCGCGGAGCTCTACCTGAATGGAAAAAGCCTCGGCAGTAAGGAGCGTCGCCCCGGCGACTTCCCGGCCCACGGCCTTGTTTGGCAGGTACCCTTCCAAAAAGGTGAGAACGAACTGCGGGTAGTGGGCAAGGTAGGCGAGGACGGAAAGACGGTGGAAGATGCCTACCGCCTCACCTATTACGTGGGTGAACCGGCAAAAACCGAACAGGTTGTACTTACTGCCAGCCGCACTGCCGAGAACACCTACCTGATCACCGCCGAAGCCCAGGACAAACAGGGGCGCCGGGCCACGGAGTTCAGTGACCGTGGCTACTTCTCGGTACTGAACGGTGGCGGCCAGTTGCAGGAAAACCAGGGCACCTACACCGGTTCATCCACCATCGAGATGGCCAACGGCATAGCCGCCATCGAGTTCGTGCCGGGTACGCGGCCCGCAGTGGTGGAGTTCCGCACCCAAAACATCAAGGGCGTCTATATTGACCTGCCCGCCGTAGACGACCACTGA